The following proteins are encoded in a genomic region of Alistipes shahii WAL 8301:
- a CDS encoding DUF2776 family protein — protein MNHGISILFRAIPLAMAAFCFAYGAYIFAAGTDAARLTAGPVVFYLGSICIALYCTAATIIRQIIGTYTAAAKYLFPAIGYTFAMLTLISGAFIIASHWPGALVTGHVVCGLGLITACVATAATSSTRFSLIPKNSADDSFSVNPAGFTRAESSLLIFIVSAIAAIAWVWCILLYVRGTLPAHIVAGSVMFGIACVCTSLIALVASIARQARGSYTMAEKGKWTGLVLTMGSLAFVLGLILIFAYWDHPINFVGFVLIGLALICWSISSKVILLAKIWHADFPLANRIPIIPVLTALACLFLAAFLYEEAAFQAKFFVPARVLSGFGAICFTLYSIVSILESGTSKK, from the coding sequence ATGAATCACGGTATAAGCATCCTTTTCCGCGCCATTCCGCTCGCAATGGCCGCCTTCTGCTTCGCTTACGGAGCCTATATTTTCGCGGCCGGAACCGACGCGGCTCGTCTGACGGCAGGTCCCGTCGTCTTCTACCTCGGGTCCATCTGCATCGCGCTCTACTGCACCGCCGCAACGATCATCCGCCAGATCATCGGGACCTACACGGCGGCGGCGAAGTACCTCTTCCCGGCGATCGGCTACACGTTCGCCATGCTGACGCTCATTAGCGGCGCATTCATCATCGCCTCGCACTGGCCCGGCGCGCTGGTCACCGGACACGTCGTCTGCGGACTGGGGCTGATCACGGCCTGCGTGGCCACGGCGGCGACCTCGTCGACACGCTTCAGCCTGATTCCCAAAAACTCCGCCGACGACTCCTTCTCGGTCAACCCGGCCGGATTCACCCGCGCCGAGTCGTCGCTGCTGATCTTCATCGTCTCGGCAATCGCCGCCATCGCCTGGGTCTGGTGCATCCTGCTCTATGTGCGCGGAACGCTTCCGGCACACATCGTCGCCGGGAGCGTGATGTTCGGAATCGCCTGCGTCTGCACGTCGCTCATCGCGCTGGTCGCCAGCATAGCCCGCCAGGCCCGCGGCAGCTACACGATGGCCGAGAAAGGCAAATGGACGGGACTCGTGCTGACGATGGGTTCGCTGGCATTCGTGCTGGGGCTGATCCTGATTTTCGCCTATTGGGATCATCCGATCAACTTCGTGGGATTCGTGCTGATCGGTCTGGCGCTGATCTGCTGGAGCATTTCGAGCAAGGTGATTCTGCTGGCGAAAATCTGGCACGCCGACTTCCCGCTGGCCAACCGCATTCCGATCATCCCCGTGCTGACGGCGCTGGCATGCCTGTTCCTCGCGGCGTTCCTCTACGAGGAGGCCGCATTCCAGGCCAAATTCTTCGTCCCGGCGCGTGTGCTGTCGGGATTCGGCGCCATCTGTTTCACGCTCTACTCCATCGTCTCGATCCTCGAAAGCGGAACGTCGAAAAAATAA
- a CDS encoding HAD family hydrolase → MKNIVFDLGGVLFARDKSKCTPELLEFFSFLRAPRMPLFWEEYDRGTSTLEEVTATISGMTGRPVETCAAVLRLAVDLQEPVKPTERLVGDLKAAGYRLYVLSNMSREFIDFLRRFPVYGLFDGEVVSCEEHTVKPEPRIYEILLERYGLTPSETLFIDDREMNIEAAAALGIHGFVFDHRDPDAACDALRRRLLQSDCI, encoded by the coding sequence ATGAAAAACATCGTTTTTGACCTTGGCGGAGTCCTTTTCGCCCGTGATAAAAGCAAGTGCACCCCCGAACTGCTCGAATTTTTCAGTTTTCTCCGCGCCCCGCGCATGCCGCTCTTCTGGGAGGAGTACGACCGCGGCACGTCGACGCTCGAAGAGGTGACCGCCACCATCAGCGGGATGACCGGCCGCCCCGTGGAGACCTGCGCCGCCGTCCTTCGGCTGGCCGTCGACCTGCAGGAACCCGTGAAGCCGACCGAACGGCTCGTCGGCGACCTGAAAGCGGCGGGCTATCGGCTCTACGTGCTTTCGAACATGTCGCGCGAGTTCATCGACTTCCTGCGCCGCTTCCCCGTCTACGGGCTTTTCGACGGCGAGGTGGTCTCCTGCGAGGAGCACACCGTGAAACCCGAGCCGCGCATCTACGAGATTCTGCTCGAACGCTATGGCCTGACCCCTTCCGAGACGCTTTTCATCGACGACCGGGAGATGAACATCGAGGCGGCCGCCGCTCTGGGCATTCACGGCTTCGTCTTCGATCACCGCGATCCCGACGCGGCGTGCGACGCCCTGCGCCGGCGGTTGTTGCAATCGGACTGCATATAA
- a CDS encoding carboxypeptidase regulatory-like domain-containing protein gives MKKFFLLMLSVFAFCAADAQVTTSGMNGTVTDADGQPLAGATVIAVHTPSGTQYGAVSDKNGGYNLQGLRTGGPYTVTFSFVGCQSVEFPGLMLSLGQTLKRDAFLKDSQQLEAVVITADGKNSSMNVNRAGAVTSISNEQIELMPTVNRSMNDIMRLTPQASSTTSGLAIGGGNYRQSYVTVDGAAFNNMFGIGGNLPAGGSPISLDALEQVSVSITPFDVRQSGFTGGAINAVTKSGTNDLKVSAYLYSKSDQLQGDKYDGGKLSLSEMRNNTLGFSVGAPIVRNKLFVFANFEREWNTTPGNSRLARTSESQDFGKALQYNRPTTAKLDEMSRFLIDNYGYNPGAYQNYSVKTPGYKLMARVDWNINRNHALNVRFSRTQNKYSSAPSSSISPLNAGKVYDKDVYGRTSVYAMYFGNSRYYQEQNFTSVAAELNSRFMDSRLTNTLRYTYSHQYEPRSYDGGIFPTVDILEPAENGASALYASFGLDPFTEGNLREVSTHILTDEIGYTLGKHRLVAGLQFEHNLTTNGYLQGGAGYYVYESWDDFKNDKAPLAFRIAHGNNDALSQAFPQFSHMQYSVYLQDEINVSERFKATVGVRFEVPVYPSISGNENKDFTEIFADHGGYKTSDMPKARLSVAPRVGFNWDMTGERKYILRGGTGVFNGRLPFVWLVSVAGNSNTIQNGLTLYRNEKGDNMPKFHTNVKDMLEDVYKGTYKGHDLAANTQPTILDKNLKMPSTWKSSLALDLKLPGDVNLNIEGIYNKDFNSVTVTKLGMVEKEGGIRLPGEPEARTYWESGNIRNKDGETVNPYLINNTDDVDGYYASVSAQVSKTWGFGLSLTAAYTYSSAKNVIDGIGDQVTSAFSTNTFNKNGSNVPELGYASYVSPHRILLNVGYRLAHKSGASNFGLYYEAFRQGYIGSYSYSRYSYTMYVQSGKYQNPVTNDRGAVNLIYIPTREELDGMPFTSDENREEYWKFIRNDDYLSKHTGEYSKRGGAVMPWQHMLNFRFSQDFYVNVKGRRNTISLGLDVNNIANMLNRDWGNVKRISTTNILKYENGAYTFNEPTWSKYAGTISTWSAMFSIRYTFN, from the coding sequence ATGAAGAAATTTTTCCTTCTCATGCTCTCGGTCTTCGCATTTTGCGCAGCCGATGCGCAGGTGACGACTTCGGGAATGAACGGCACGGTGACCGACGCCGACGGACAGCCGCTCGCCGGCGCCACGGTCATCGCCGTGCACACCCCTTCGGGCACGCAGTACGGCGCCGTGAGCGACAAGAACGGCGGCTACAACCTGCAAGGACTGCGCACGGGAGGTCCCTACACGGTGACCTTCTCGTTCGTGGGCTGCCAGAGCGTCGAATTCCCGGGACTGATGCTGTCGCTGGGCCAGACCCTCAAGCGCGACGCTTTCCTCAAGGACAGCCAGCAGCTCGAAGCCGTGGTCATCACGGCCGACGGCAAGAACAGTTCGATGAACGTCAACCGCGCAGGGGCGGTCACCAGCATCTCCAACGAGCAGATCGAACTGATGCCTACGGTCAACCGCAGCATGAACGACATCATGCGCCTCACGCCGCAGGCCTCGTCGACCACCTCGGGACTGGCCATCGGCGGCGGCAACTACCGCCAGTCGTACGTGACGGTCGACGGCGCGGCGTTCAACAACATGTTCGGCATCGGCGGCAACCTGCCCGCAGGCGGTTCGCCCATTTCGCTCGACGCGCTGGAGCAGGTGTCGGTGTCGATAACCCCCTTCGACGTGCGCCAGAGCGGATTCACGGGCGGAGCGATCAACGCCGTCACCAAGTCGGGAACCAACGACCTGAAGGTCTCGGCCTACCTCTACTCCAAGAGCGACCAGCTCCAGGGCGACAAGTACGACGGCGGCAAACTGTCGCTGAGCGAGATGCGGAACAACACGCTCGGATTCAGCGTCGGCGCCCCGATCGTCAGGAACAAGCTCTTCGTGTTCGCCAACTTCGAGCGCGAGTGGAACACCACGCCGGGCAACTCCCGGCTGGCCCGCACGAGCGAAAGCCAGGATTTCGGCAAAGCCCTGCAATACAACCGCCCGACGACCGCGAAACTCGACGAGATGAGCCGGTTCCTGATCGACAACTACGGCTACAACCCCGGCGCCTACCAGAACTATTCGGTGAAGACGCCCGGCTACAAGCTCATGGCACGCGTGGACTGGAACATCAACCGCAACCACGCGCTGAACGTGCGGTTCAGCCGGACGCAGAACAAGTATTCGTCGGCCCCGTCGTCGTCCATTTCGCCGCTCAACGCCGGCAAAGTGTACGACAAGGACGTTTACGGCCGCACCTCGGTCTACGCCATGTATTTCGGAAATTCGCGCTACTATCAGGAGCAGAACTTCACGTCGGTGGCCGCCGAACTCAACTCCCGCTTCATGGACAGCCGCCTGACGAACACGCTTCGCTACACCTATTCGCACCAGTACGAGCCGCGCAGCTACGACGGCGGCATCTTCCCGACGGTGGACATTCTGGAGCCTGCCGAGAACGGCGCGAGCGCCCTGTACGCCTCGTTCGGACTCGATCCCTTCACCGAAGGCAACCTGCGCGAAGTGTCGACGCACATCCTAACCGACGAGATCGGCTACACGCTGGGCAAGCACCGGCTGGTGGCCGGTTTGCAGTTCGAGCACAACCTGACCACGAACGGCTACTTGCAGGGCGGCGCGGGATACTACGTCTACGAAAGCTGGGACGACTTCAAGAACGACAAGGCCCCGCTGGCGTTCCGCATCGCACACGGCAACAACGACGCATTGTCGCAGGCGTTCCCCCAGTTCTCCCACATGCAGTACTCGGTCTACCTGCAGGACGAGATCAACGTGAGCGAACGTTTCAAGGCGACGGTCGGAGTGCGTTTCGAGGTTCCGGTCTATCCGTCGATCTCGGGCAACGAAAATAAGGACTTTACGGAGATCTTCGCCGACCACGGCGGCTACAAGACCTCGGATATGCCCAAGGCGCGTCTGTCGGTGGCCCCCCGCGTGGGCTTCAACTGGGACATGACCGGCGAGCGCAAGTATATCCTCCGCGGAGGTACGGGCGTGTTCAACGGCCGCCTGCCGTTCGTATGGCTCGTATCGGTGGCCGGAAACAGCAACACCATCCAGAACGGACTCACGCTTTACAGAAACGAAAAGGGCGACAACATGCCCAAATTCCACACCAATGTCAAAGACATGCTGGAAGACGTGTACAAGGGAACCTACAAGGGACATGACCTGGCGGCCAACACGCAGCCGACCATTCTGGACAAGAACCTCAAAATGCCTTCGACGTGGAAAAGCTCGCTGGCGCTGGACCTGAAACTTCCGGGCGACGTCAACCTCAATATCGAGGGGATCTACAACAAGGACTTCAACTCGGTGACCGTCACCAAACTCGGCATGGTCGAGAAAGAGGGCGGCATCCGGCTCCCGGGCGAACCCGAGGCGCGCACCTATTGGGAAAGCGGCAATATCAGGAATAAGGACGGCGAGACCGTCAATCCCTACCTGATCAACAACACCGACGACGTGGACGGCTACTACGCTTCGGTCTCGGCGCAGGTGTCGAAAACCTGGGGCTTCGGTCTCTCGCTGACGGCGGCCTACACCTATTCGAGCGCCAAGAACGTGATCGACGGCATCGGCGATCAGGTGACCTCGGCATTCAGCACCAACACGTTCAACAAGAACGGTTCGAACGTGCCCGAACTGGGTTACGCATCCTACGTGTCGCCCCACCGCATCCTGCTCAACGTCGGCTACCGCCTCGCGCACAAGAGCGGCGCGTCGAACTTCGGGCTTTACTACGAGGCGTTCCGCCAGGGATATATCGGTTCGTACTCCTATTCGCGCTACTCCTACACGATGTACGTGCAGAGCGGCAAGTACCAGAACCCCGTGACGAATGACCGCGGCGCGGTGAACCTGATCTACATTCCGACCCGCGAGGAACTCGACGGCATGCCGTTCACGTCGGACGAGAACAGGGAGGAGTACTGGAAATTCATCCGGAACGACGACTATCTCTCGAAGCACACCGGCGAATACTCGAAGCGCGGCGGCGCCGTGATGCCCTGGCAGCACATGCTGAACTTCCGCTTCTCGCAGGACTTCTACGTCAACGTCAAAGGCCGGCGCAACACGATTTCGCTGGGACTCGATGTCAACAACATCGCCAACATGCTCAACCGCGACTGGGGCAACGTCAAACGGATCAGCACGACCAACATCCTGAAATACGAGAACGGCGCCTACACGTTCAACGAACCCACATGGTCGAAGTACGCCGGCACGATTTCGACCTGGTCGGCGATGTTCAGCATCCGCTACACCTTCAACTGA
- a CDS encoding potassium channel family protein, whose translation MSLTQSARAGIRDALGVVKLIAGLVLLVALSWEIIAGDHVHMSRTYLAIQFVVCLVFLCDFFVRWAAAERPGRFFWRNLPFLLLSVPYLNILVWSGVGMTHDWGVLVGLIPLLRAFLAMVIIVRWLVSENRMRRLFFAYIFTVVVFTYISGLVFYDYEVLVNPKLHGFGNALWWAWMNVTTVGAEIFPVTAVGKVFCVLLPSLGMMFFPIFTTYVLQEYTHKKGE comes from the coding sequence ATGTCTCTTACCCAATCGGCGCGTGCCGGAATCCGTGATGCGCTCGGTGTTGTCAAACTCATCGCCGGACTGGTGCTCCTCGTGGCCCTCTCGTGGGAGATCATCGCCGGCGACCATGTCCACATGTCCCGCACCTATCTTGCGATCCAGTTCGTCGTCTGCCTCGTTTTCCTGTGCGATTTCTTCGTCCGCTGGGCCGCTGCCGAACGTCCGGGCCGTTTTTTCTGGCGCAACCTGCCGTTCCTGCTGCTTTCCGTTCCCTACCTGAACATCCTGGTGTGGAGCGGCGTCGGCATGACCCACGACTGGGGCGTGCTCGTCGGGCTTATCCCGCTGCTCCGGGCCTTCCTGGCCATGGTGATCATCGTGCGGTGGCTGGTCTCCGAAAACAGGATGCGGAGGCTCTTTTTCGCCTATATCTTCACCGTCGTCGTCTTTACCTATATCTCCGGGCTGGTGTTCTACGACTACGAGGTGCTCGTCAATCCCAAGCTCCACGGCTTCGGCAATGCGCTCTGGTGGGCGTGGATGAACGTCACGACCGTCGGTGCGGAGATTTTCCCCGTCACGGCCGTCGGCAAGGTCTTCTGCGTGCTGCTTCCGTCGTTGGGCATGATGTTCTTTCCGATCTTCACGACCTATGTCCTGCAGGAGTACACCCATAAGAAGGGGGAGTAG
- a CDS encoding ubiquinone-dependent pyruvate dehydrogenase, producing MGKKVADQLVETICRAGIRHIYAVTGDSLNEVNDAVRRAGTVRWVHVRHEESGAFAAAAESELNGIACCAGSSGPGHVHLINGLYDAHRSNCPVLAIASTCPSDQFGTGYFQETDPIRLFDDCSGYNQMAVTPAQFARMLPAALQHAIHRREVAVVGLPGDVAASPCAESPGASGPLPSHGIYRPLDGELRQLAEMIGSAERITVFCGIGAREAHDEVVRLAAMLKAPVAYTFKAKMEVQYDNPYEIGMTGLLGLPSAYGAMHESDLLLLLGTDFPYDCFLPSECRIAQVDIRPERIGRRARVELGLAGDVKETLQALFPMLRERSDRVFLDRQLKIYGALCDDMAAVASKRGSAGNIAPEYVATLIDTLASDSAIFTVDTGMCCVWGARYLRATGRRRMLGSFNHGSMANALPMAIGAAFARPGQEVVALCGDGGLSMLLGDLATIVEYKLPVKIVVFDNRSLGMVKLEMEVSGLPDWQTDMCNPDFESIARAMGIRGFTADSPDSVAEVLAEAFDTPGPVLVNVRTDPNALAMPPKVEFGQMKGFALAMTRLILSGRAGEVVATATSNLKHLCELV from the coding sequence ATGGGAAAGAAAGTAGCCGACCAGCTGGTCGAAACCATTTGCCGGGCGGGTATCCGCCACATCTACGCCGTGACGGGCGACAGCCTGAACGAAGTCAACGACGCCGTACGTCGCGCCGGAACCGTCCGGTGGGTTCACGTGCGCCACGAGGAGAGCGGGGCCTTCGCAGCAGCGGCCGAATCCGAACTCAACGGCATCGCCTGCTGCGCGGGCAGCAGCGGCCCGGGACATGTCCACCTGATCAACGGACTCTACGACGCCCACCGGAGCAATTGCCCGGTGCTGGCCATCGCCTCGACCTGTCCCTCCGACCAGTTCGGCACGGGTTATTTCCAGGAGACCGATCCGATCCGCCTTTTCGACGATTGCAGCGGTTACAACCAGATGGCCGTTACTCCCGCGCAGTTCGCGCGGATGCTTCCGGCGGCTTTGCAGCATGCGATTCACCGGCGTGAGGTTGCCGTAGTGGGACTTCCGGGCGATGTGGCGGCCAGTCCCTGCGCCGAAAGTCCCGGGGCCTCGGGACCTCTGCCGTCGCACGGCATCTACCGTCCGCTCGACGGCGAACTGCGGCAGCTGGCCGAAATGATCGGTTCGGCCGAACGCATCACGGTTTTCTGCGGCATCGGCGCCCGCGAGGCCCACGACGAGGTCGTACGGCTCGCCGCGATGCTCAAGGCTCCCGTGGCATATACTTTCAAGGCGAAGATGGAGGTGCAGTACGACAATCCGTATGAGATCGGCATGACGGGTCTGCTGGGCCTTCCTTCGGCCTACGGAGCCATGCACGAATCGGACCTGCTGCTGTTGCTGGGCACGGATTTCCCCTACGACTGTTTTCTGCCCTCGGAGTGCCGTATCGCGCAGGTGGACATCCGTCCCGAGCGCATCGGCCGCCGCGCCCGGGTCGAACTGGGGCTTGCCGGAGATGTGAAGGAGACCTTGCAGGCCCTGTTCCCGATGCTGCGCGAACGCTCCGATAGGGTGTTCCTCGACCGCCAGCTGAAAATCTACGGCGCCTTGTGCGACGACATGGCCGCTGTGGCCTCGAAGCGGGGAAGTGCGGGCAATATCGCTCCCGAATACGTGGCGACGCTGATCGACACGCTGGCTTCCGACAGCGCGATCTTCACCGTCGATACGGGCATGTGCTGTGTGTGGGGTGCGCGTTACCTGCGCGCCACGGGCCGCCGCCGGATGCTCGGTTCGTTCAACCACGGCTCGATGGCCAATGCCCTTCCCATGGCGATCGGCGCGGCCTTCGCGCGGCCCGGGCAGGAGGTCGTGGCGCTGTGCGGCGACGGGGGACTCTCGATGCTGCTGGGCGACCTGGCGACGATCGTGGAGTATAAGCTCCCGGTGAAGATCGTTGTCTTCGACAACCGTTCGCTGGGGATGGTGAAGCTGGAAATGGAGGTCTCGGGGCTTCCCGACTGGCAGACCGACATGTGCAATCCCGATTTCGAGTCCATTGCCCGGGCCATGGGCATCCGGGGATTCACGGCTGATTCGCCCGACAGCGTGGCGGAGGTGCTGGCCGAGGCCTTCGACACTCCGGGTCCCGTCCTGGTGAATGTCCGGACCGACCCCAATGCGCTGGCGATGCCCCCGAAGGTCGAATTCGGGCAGATGAAGGGCTTTGCGCTGGCGATGACCCGGCTGATTCTTTCAGGCCGCGCCGGCGAGGTCGTCGCCACGGCCACGAGCAATCTGAAACACCTCTGCGAACTGGTCTGA
- a CDS encoding biotin/lipoyl-containing protein codes for MARNLKIRDLTLRDGQQSSFATRMNQEQIDRCLPFYKDANFYAMEVWGGAVPDSVMRYLDENPWTRLETIHKAVGDVSKLTALSRGRNLFGYSPYTDEIIDGFCRNSIRSGLGIMRIFDALNDVDNVKSTVKYVKQYGGIADCAVCYTVDPKYPEPGFWARLTGKSAPKPVFTDAYFLDKARQMAALGADMITIKDMSGLIPPRRVATLVRLLKKNLSVPVDFHTHCTPGYGLASVLSAIIAGVDVVDTNCWYFAEGTGAPAIELIHVFCKKLGIETGVNMEAVAKINTQLRDIRKELNQSVFGVEKPEPKAFNPVTDTLPAEIDALFDRAIAAAQHDDENATIDACRKIEAYFGFPAPNELVQKAEIPGGMYSNMVAQLKQLKAEEILPRAMELIPSVRLAAGLPPLVTPTSQIVGAQAVNCALDEKAGRPMYTNKSSQFVGLVKGEYGKTPVKIDPEFRFKICGVREETPYDTSKYQMQPNPELPEAGGVKLAADEKEVLLLELFPLVAKTFLTNMKVKAYEASKPAEPAAKAGETPAGETQAVITGNVVTAPLPGRIIELKVKVGDAVKAGQEVAVLEAMKMENAITSDFAGTVKQILVRQGQTVATDAVLMEIE; via the coding sequence ATGGCGAGAAATCTCAAAATCAGAGACCTTACGTTGCGTGACGGCCAGCAGTCGTCCTTCGCAACGCGTATGAACCAGGAGCAGATCGACCGCTGCCTGCCGTTCTACAAAGATGCCAATTTCTATGCGATGGAGGTGTGGGGCGGCGCCGTCCCCGACTCGGTGATGCGTTATCTCGACGAGAATCCGTGGACGCGCCTCGAAACCATCCACAAGGCAGTGGGCGATGTCTCGAAACTCACGGCCCTTTCGCGCGGCCGCAACCTGTTCGGCTACTCGCCCTATACGGACGAAATCATCGACGGCTTCTGCCGCAACTCGATCCGGAGCGGTTTGGGCATCATGCGGATCTTCGACGCCCTGAACGACGTCGACAACGTGAAATCGACCGTCAAATACGTCAAGCAGTACGGCGGCATCGCCGACTGTGCGGTTTGCTACACCGTGGACCCGAAATACCCCGAACCGGGTTTCTGGGCCAGGCTGACGGGCAAATCGGCCCCCAAACCGGTCTTCACCGACGCCTATTTCCTCGACAAGGCCCGCCAGATGGCCGCACTGGGCGCCGACATGATCACCATCAAGGACATGTCGGGTCTGATTCCGCCGCGCCGCGTCGCCACGCTGGTGCGCCTGCTGAAGAAGAACCTTTCGGTTCCCGTCGATTTCCATACCCACTGCACGCCGGGCTACGGACTGGCTTCGGTGCTTTCGGCCATCATCGCCGGGGTCGACGTCGTGGACACCAACTGCTGGTACTTCGCCGAAGGCACGGGCGCCCCGGCCATCGAGCTGATCCATGTTTTCTGCAAGAAGCTGGGCATCGAAACGGGCGTGAACATGGAGGCCGTGGCCAAGATCAACACCCAGCTGCGGGACATCCGCAAGGAGCTGAACCAGTCGGTCTTCGGCGTCGAGAAACCCGAGCCGAAGGCGTTCAACCCGGTGACCGACACGCTTCCCGCCGAGATCGACGCCCTGTTCGACCGGGCGATCGCCGCGGCGCAGCACGACGACGAGAACGCCACGATCGACGCCTGCCGCAAGATCGAGGCCTATTTCGGCTTCCCGGCTCCGAACGAACTGGTGCAGAAGGCCGAGATTCCCGGCGGCATGTATTCGAACATGGTGGCCCAGCTCAAGCAGCTCAAGGCCGAGGAGATCCTGCCCCGCGCCATGGAGCTGATCCCTTCGGTGCGCCTGGCCGCGGGTCTGCCGCCGCTGGTGACCCCCACCTCGCAGATCGTGGGTGCGCAGGCCGTCAACTGCGCCCTCGACGAGAAGGCCGGACGTCCGATGTACACCAACAAGTCGTCGCAGTTCGTGGGCCTCGTGAAGGGCGAGTACGGCAAGACGCCGGTGAAGATCGACCCCGAGTTCCGGTTCAAGATCTGCGGCGTGCGCGAGGAGACTCCCTACGACACCTCGAAATACCAGATGCAGCCCAATCCCGAGCTTCCCGAAGCCGGAGGCGTGAAGCTCGCCGCCGATGAAAAGGAGGTGCTGCTGCTGGAGTTGTTCCCGCTGGTCGCCAAGACGTTCCTGACCAATATGAAGGTGAAGGCCTACGAGGCTTCGAAGCCGGCCGAACCTGCCGCCAAGGCCGGGGAGACGCCCGCCGGAGAGACGCAGGCCGTGATCACGGGCAACGTCGTGACGGCTCCGCTGCCGGGCCGCATCATCGAACTCAAAGTGAAGGTCGGCGACGCGGTGAAGGCCGGACAGGAGGTCGCCGTTCTCGAAGCGATGAAGATGGAGAACGCCATCACGAGCGATTTCGCCGGTACGGTCAAGCAGATTCTGGTCCGTCAGGGGCAGACCGTGGCTACCGACGCCGTTCTGATGGAGATCGAATAA
- the def gene encoding peptide deformylase, translated as MEKKTILAACAAATLAFAGCSGGFSAAEEETIHAGKGEIMRILTVGNPADSLVLRQKAAPVTGRMLRTDDYAVLRRRMLATVQDPQNTGVGIAAPQVGILRRMIAVQRFDKPGEPFEFYLNPEIVESSAETAPGREGCLSIPGLAGTVVRAQRIVLRYPDERFAEKTETIDGFTAVIFQHETDHLDGILYTDRTDEAPTPEE; from the coding sequence ATGGAAAAGAAAACGATACTGGCGGCCTGCGCGGCCGCAACGCTGGCGTTCGCCGGATGCTCCGGAGGGTTCAGCGCCGCAGAGGAGGAGACCATTCACGCCGGAAAGGGAGAAATCATGCGCATACTGACCGTCGGAAACCCGGCCGACTCGCTCGTCCTGCGTCAAAAGGCCGCTCCGGTGACCGGGCGGATGCTGCGGACAGACGACTACGCCGTCCTGCGCCGCAGGATGCTCGCGACGGTGCAGGACCCGCAGAACACGGGCGTAGGCATCGCCGCCCCGCAGGTGGGGATTCTCCGGCGGATGATCGCCGTGCAGCGTTTCGACAAGCCCGGAGAGCCGTTCGAATTCTACCTGAACCCGGAGATCGTCGAATCGTCGGCCGAAACCGCCCCGGGACGGGAAGGATGTCTCTCGATTCCGGGATTAGCGGGCACGGTGGTGCGGGCGCAGCGGATCGTATTGCGCTACCCCGACGAGCGGTTCGCCGAAAAAACGGAGACGATCGACGGATTCACGGCCGTAATCTTCCAGCACGAAACAGACCATCTCGACGGAATTCTCTACACCGACCGGACGGACGAAGCCCCCACGCCGGAAGAGTAG
- a CDS encoding AI-2E family transporter — translation MLSVREKYWRYSLFVLIAGLGLTIFAELTPFLGGLLGAVTIYVLLRRQMWFLSERRRWRRSLAASLLLGEAIFFFLVPISLIVWMVVDKIQGVALDPQSVITPVRHVAGLIQQKTGYDLWSESNLQSVLGYLPRAGQWLVGGIVNFAVNLVVLLFVLYFMLIGGLRMETYCREILPFDRRAARSVMREIHMIVRSNAIVIPLLAVSQGVVAYVGYLAFGVPEPLFWGVLTCFATILPIVGTALVWLPLAAYMSLDGNWGQGVGLVMYGTLVVTQVDNLVRMVMQKKMADVHPLITIFGVFIGLSLFGFMGVIFGPLMLAMFVFCVNVFKRRYLDGLPDRELFQPGGRSGG, via the coding sequence ATGCTTTCGGTGCGTGAAAAATACTGGCGTTATTCGCTTTTCGTGCTTATCGCGGGGCTGGGTCTCACGATCTTCGCCGAGCTGACGCCGTTTCTGGGCGGCTTGCTGGGGGCCGTGACGATCTACGTGCTGCTGCGGCGTCAGATGTGGTTCTTGAGCGAACGGCGGCGGTGGCGGCGGAGCCTTGCGGCGTCGCTGCTGCTCGGCGAGGCGATCTTCTTCTTCCTCGTTCCGATCAGCCTGATCGTCTGGATGGTCGTCGACAAAATCCAGGGCGTGGCCCTTGATCCGCAGTCGGTCATCACGCCCGTCCGGCACGTCGCCGGACTCATCCAGCAGAAAACCGGCTACGACCTCTGGTCCGAGAGCAACCTGCAATCGGTGCTGGGCTACCTTCCCAGGGCGGGGCAGTGGCTCGTGGGCGGCATCGTGAATTTCGCCGTCAACCTCGTCGTGCTGCTCTTCGTGCTCTATTTCATGCTGATCGGGGGCCTGCGCATGGAGACTTACTGCCGCGAAATCCTGCCGTTCGACCGCCGCGCGGCGCGCAGCGTGATGCGCGAAATCCACATGATCGTGCGCTCGAACGCCATCGTCATTCCGCTGCTGGCCGTCTCGCAGGGCGTGGTGGCCTATGTCGGTTACCTGGCCTTCGGCGTTCCCGAGCCGCTTTTCTGGGGCGTGCTGACCTGCTTCGCCACGATTCTGCCCATCGTCGGCACGGCCCTCGTGTGGCTTCCGCTGGCGGCCTACATGAGCCTCGACGGCAACTGGGGGCAGGGCGTCGGGCTGGTGATGTACGGCACGCTGGTCGTCACGCAGGTGGACAACCTCGTGCGGATGGTCATGCAGAAGAAGATGGCCGACGTACACCCGCTCATCACCATTTTCGGGGTCTTCATCGGTCTGTCGCTCTTCGGCTTTATGGGCGTCATCTTCGGGCCGCTGATGCTGGCGATGTTTGTCTTCTGCGTCAATGTCTTCAAACGCAGATACCTCGACGGGCTTCCCGACCGGGAACTGTTCCAGCCCGGCGGCAGATCGGGCGGATGA